GAGGTCGCCAGATGCTGTCCAAAAGCGTCGTTTGGAAGAAGTGTCGCGGACTCGGCGACATAGGTGAACATCGAATCGGGCCAGTGCACCATCGGCATCGGCAGGAAACGCAGCGTCTTGCCGCCGAGATCGATCACATCATCGGGTCCGACAGCTTCGATCGCGAGTCCGTCGTGATAGTCAGCTACCCCAGCGACGCCCGCTCGTGAGGCCACGACGCGCGCCTGGGGCATGGCTTCCATGACCCTGCGCAATCCACCGTTGTGATCAGGCTCGACATGATTGACGACAATCAGATCGACCTTCGCGGGATCGATAAGGTCGGACACCCTGGCCAGCAACTCGTCAACTAGCGGTTCCTTGACGGTATCGACAAGCGCTGTTTTCTCGGCGCCTTGCACGAGGTACGCATTGTATGTGGTGCCGCGCGGAGTTTCGTAGCCATGAAAGTCCCGCAAATTCCAGTCGATCGCTCCGACCCACGAGATACCCTCAGAAACGCGAACTGAACGCATTGACATCTGCCGCCTCCACTCTCACGCAATCATCTCAGGAACTTCGCTTGATGAAAAAGTCCGCCATCGACAACAAAAGTTCGCGGGCCTTGCTTGGCGAAAGGGCGTCCTTCAGGCTCACCTTCGCGTCGGATATCAACTTCAGCGCATACTTCTCGGCGAATTCTATAGATGCCGAGGAGCGCATAATGGCCACGGCCTCCTCCTTGGCGGCGCACTCCGAAACGCCGCCCGAGAGCAGCTCGAGCAGACGCTCACGCTCGACTGCGTGCTGGAGCGCGTGGACCGCCACCAGCGTGCGCTTGCCTTCGGTGATGTCGCTTCGGAAGTCTTTGCGGGTCGCCTCCTTCGTGCCTACGAGGTTGAGTACATCGTCTTGTATCTGGAAGGCGAGTCCAGCCGCCATGCCGAATTCACGCAGCACCTCGACTTGCTCGTCGGACGCCCCGCCTATGATCGCCCCTACAGCCAGAGGAACGCCGCCCGAGTAGTAGGCCGTCTTATGCTTGGCCATCAGCAGGTAATCGTCGATGGTAAGGTCGAAGCGGCCATCTCTGGCCCACCCTATATCGAGCGCCTGGCCTTCGATTGTCCGGGTCGTCATGGTTACGAGCTCCGCGAGTACCCTCAACTTAACAGCGTCGTCGAGGCCCTGGTCGGCAACCACGGTGCCGCAAACCAAGGAGAGCGCTAGGTCTCCTGCGTTGATCGCGATGCCATCGCCCTCGCAAACGTGCATGCACGGCTCGTCCCTGCGCGTCAGCGAGGAGTCCTCGATATCGTCGTGTATGAGCGCGGCGGTATGAAAGTGCTCGATCGCCGCCGCCGACGGCCAAGCAAGCTTGGGGTCTCCCCCCACGGCCTCGCAGGCGAGCAGGCATATCAGCGGACGATGTCGTTTTCCGGCGTTGGAAGTGA
This genomic interval from Actinomycetota bacterium contains the following:
- a CDS encoding polyprenyl synthetase family protein; amino-acid sequence: MTRFELYLKRNAARFDRYLATFFSDGIHPDMKRYLYDPVAQFTSNAGKRHRPLICLLACEAVGGDPKLAWPSAAAIEHFHTAALIHDDIEDSSLTRRDEPCMHVCEGDGIAINAGDLALSLVCGTVVADQGLDDAVKLRVLAELVTMTTRTIEGQALDIGWARDGRFDLTIDDYLLMAKHKTAYYSGGVPLAVGAIIGGASDEQVEVLREFGMAAGLAFQIQDDVLNLVGTKEATRKDFRSDITEGKRTLVAVHALQHAVERERLLELLSGGVSECAAKEEAVAIMRSSASIEFAEKYALKLISDAKVSLKDALSPSKARELLLSMADFFIKRSS